The Methylomonas montana DNA window TCGAGATTGCGGTCTGATGACCCTATCCGCGGCGCTGCTGGACAATCGGCACGTGCAACTGACCTTCAGCGATGATGGGATAGGCATGCCGCCGGAAACACTAAAACGCATTTTCGATCCTTTTTTCACCACCCGGCTGGGACAAGGCGGTAGCGGTCTGGGTATGAGCATTGTCCATAATCTGATTTACAGCTTATTGGACGGCGTCATCGAAGTTGAATCGTCTCAGGATCAAGGCACGCGCTTTACGATTCAGCTGCCTTTAAATATTCCCAGCGCCTGAACGATAATATCTCAACTTGATGACAACATATTGCAACCAAACTAATTATTGAAATTGATATGAACTACTGGCTAATGAAATCCGAACCCGAAACATTCGGCATCGACGATCTGTTTAACCGACCCAATCAAACCGAACATTGGGATGGCGTGCGCAATTATCAGGCCCGCAACATGATGCGGGACGATATGAAAATCGGCGATCAGGTGTTTTTCTATCATTCCAACTGCGACGAGCCCGGCATCGTCGGCATCATGCAAGTGGCGCGCGAATCTTATCCGGACTTTACCGCTTTCGATCCCGACGACAAGCATTTCGACCCGAAAAGCAATCCGGAAAAGCCCACCTGGTATATGGTCGATGTGCAATTCGTCAGAAAACTATCGCGTAACATCAGCCTCCGGGAATTAAAACTGAAAACCGAACTGACCGATTTAGCCTTGCTGCGTCGCGGCAACCGCTTGTCCATCATGCCTGTCAACGCTGAACAATGGGCGTTTATTTTGGCTTTGGAATAGACAGCCAAGCCCCGAAAAACAGGCATATCGCGGCTTTCCCGCAGAACATAGACGCATAGCCTATCCAAGCCGCGATTCATTTCATTCCATTTAGCCCGCCAGTCGAGGTGCCGATGTCCAACTTCCAACTCCATCCCCAGCTAATCGAAGATTGTTTCAAGGTTGGCCAATTTGCACTATCGGAAATATTGATGATGAACGACAGTCAGTATCCGTGGTTCATCCTGGTACCCAGGCGCAACCATATCAAAGAAATCTATCAGCTTAATCCGGCGGATCGTCAAACCCTGCAAGCCGAGTCGTGCCTGTTGGCGGAAGCGCTTGCCGAAATTTATCGGCCAGACAAACTCAATATTGCGGCTATCGGCAACCTGGTACCGCAACTGCATCTGCATCATGTGGCACGTTACCAAACCGATAAAGCTTGGCCGGCACCCATATGGGGGAAATTTGCCAGTGTGCCATATGTCCCAACTGAAGCCGAGCAACGGATTAACCAACTGCGCGAAGCGCTGGACCAGCATTTAGTGAATTAGCGCCACGACACACTCATCAATGTCTTGCGACTGGTAATGGGGAATCGAGTTACGTTGATTAATCCAGACAAAATTAATCAATTTGTAGCTTCTGCTACATCGAAACCGACTGTTATGCTCTCGATCCGAGGCGAATACCCGCGAAAAAACGGCTATCCGTGTCGCTAATTTAGGGTTGGCCTCATTATTGAATGGCAGATTGGGTTTAATCCTATCTGCCAATCGATAAAGTACTAACCATGAATTATATTTTCCCGCTGCCGCAGCCCGTTCGCCCCAAGCAATCCGGCAACGAGACAGCCATTTTTCCAGGTCACCGTTACCCGCTGCGCCCCGAAGCGATAGCAAACGGCACACCGGAATTAGCGCACGCGTTTCAAAACGGCCTGGTGGGCGCCTATCGCATTAGCCAGGATAAGGCCGAAGTCGAAGCGCTGGATTTAAACGCGCAGCCGTCTCAAGGCTTTGTTTGGGATACCGCCTTGCTCACCCCGCCGCTGCGTCGTTTGCTAGTGCCCGATCAAGAGCGGCCGTGTTCGGCGCCGAACAATCGTTTGACATTGATCGACGCCCGTCTCGATGTACCATCGGTTGAGATGGAGCATAACACGCCCACGTTGACGGTTACGCCGCGCTTCGAACTGGAATGGGATACTGAGGCTTACGCCAGTCAATTGGGTGTGGTGCGGTTGGTGGAATCGTTACGGGTCGTACACTTCGAGGACGGCGAATCTACGGTATTACTCGATACTGAAGCCGCTGGCGTTGGTCCGGTGTTGTATCTAAGCCAGGCAGTCGACCAGCAAGCGGTGATCCCCATATGCGCGTTTCAAGCGCAAGCCCAACAACAATGCATTGAATACGGCAGTGCGGTGACGCAGCTCATTCCGGCCGAATTAGCCGGCAAAGCCGTCTCGTCGGTCAGCGTGCTGGAAAAATATACGGTTTATTTCATGCAAAATGCCGCGCCGGACCAGCCTGACCGCTATATCTGGGTGCCGGTACATTTGCCGGTGGTTTGGGGCTGGAGCATCCGGGTGCAACAGCGCTACGACGGCGTATGGGATATTTTTCGCAAGAAATTGATCATGCCGATGCCTTCGACCGAAGCACCAGCCTTGCCGCTCTGGCAAAGCAATTCGCTGCGCTGCCTGAGCTTGGCGGTCATGTGAAGCCGATGCTGGACGTAGCGATAGTCGGCGCTGGACTTTCCGGACTGGCCTTGGCCGAACGCTTGTTTGCCAGCAAGCCGAATTTGGCGATATTCGAAGCCCGCGACCGCTGTGGCGGCCGGATTTTATCGCAAGCAATTCCCTCCGCCCCTAATTTAAACGTCGATCTTGGGCCGACCTGGCTATGGCCCGACCAACAACCGCTTATCCGAGCCTTGGCGGAAAAACTGGGCTTACAACTGTTCAAGCAGTGGGATAGCGGTCACAGCCTTTATCAAATCAACGCAGGCAGCGAGCCGGCGCAATATACCGATAGCGAAACCCATCGTTCGGCGCGGCGAATCGAAGGCGGCTGCCAGCAATTGGTGACCGGCTTGCTGCAAGCGCTGCCAGATACCGTGCTGCATCTGCAACATCGTTTGCTGCGAGTCGCCAACCGCGGCACTCATGTCGAACTGGAGTTTTCCACCGCCGCCGGCCGCGAGTATTATCAAGCACGCCAGCTGGTACTGGCTGCCCCGCCGCGTTTACTGGCCGAAAACATAGCTTTCGAGCCGGCCTTGGCGCCGAAATTGATGCGGATGATGCAGGATACGCCGACTTGGATGGCCGGCCATGCCAAAGCGCTGTTGGTTTATCAACAGGCATTCTGGCGGCAGCAAGGCTATTCCGGCAATGCCTTGCTGCATTATCCGGGCGCGGTATTGGCAGAGGTTTACGATGCCAGCCCAGCGGCGGGCGAGTCGGCCGCCTTGTTCGGCTTCTTTGGCTTGCCGGCGGCGATTCGGGACTATTACCGAGACACGCTGGAAGATTTGGTAGTGCAACAAATGACCCGTTTATTTGGCGAGGCCGCCGCTAATCCCCAGCAAGTGCTGATTCAAGATTGGAGCCAGGAAGCGTTTACCGCGACCGCGGACGATAGAATCGCGCCGCCCGCCCATCCCAGCTACGGCCATCTCTGGCTGCAATTGGATCATTGGCAGGACAAACTGTATTTTTGCGGTACCGAAACGGCCGCCAGCGACGGCGGCTATCTGGAAGGGGCCTTGGTGGCCGCCGACCGGGTATTCAACGCCTTAACCCTGTAATCGAAGGAGATTCCCCGTGACCCGCGAACAACAAAATATCGACAGCCTCGGACAATTTCATCGTTATATCGCCGAGCAAAAACCGCTATTGAAAAAACACTACGAGCGGCTTCTGGCCGGGGACTTATCCCGCCAACAATGGGACGGCTGTTTTCAACGCAACGTGGTGGCAGTGTTGGAACAGGCATATCAAGAAGCGCTGGCACGGCTGTCCGCACTACCGTTCGATAGCGCCGCCACGTCGGTCGAGCGCGGATTATCCGAATTGACCAAGCAAGCGTTAGCGGCTTTCGACGGTTACGTCGACGAGTTTTTATTGTTTGTCGTCGATAAACATCGCACGTCTTGTGCGCTATCCAATTTTCCAGACGAACATAAGCCCGATAACACTTACGTCAACGAAGTTAGACGCGAGATAGCGGCACGCTGGCAAGACTTTGCATTAGACGTTAACGCTTATTTTTTGGAAAGGCGCTAATCCGATATTTACCCTAAAGGACAGATGATGAAATTTTATATGACGCCCGGCTCCTGCACGACCGGTATCCATATCCTGCTGGAAGAGCTGGACCTGGTTTTCGAAGTTCAGCTGGTCAATTTGCTGGCCGGCGATCAAAACGCTCCCGCCTATCTGGCAGTCAATCCCAAAGCCACCATACCGACACTGGTACGTAACGACGGCAGCGCATTGACCGAGTTCCAAGCGATCGCCTATTGGCTGGCGCGCAGCTATCCCAAGGCTAAATTATTACCCGGCGACCCGGACGGCGATGCCCGTGCCATCGAAATGATGGATTATGCGGTCGGCACGCTGCATGGCCAGGGTTTTGCCCGGATTTTCACCACCGATAAATTCACACCCAACCCAGCCGATCATGAAGC harbors:
- a CDS encoding amine oxidase encodes the protein MTREQQNIDSLGQFHRYIAEQKPLLKKHYERLLAGDLSRQQWDGCFQRNVVAVLEQAYQEALARLSALPFDSAATSVERGLSELTKQALAAFDGYVDEFLLFVVDKHRTSCALSNFPDEHKPDNTYVNEVRREIAARWQDFALDVNAYFLERR
- a CDS encoding glutathione S-transferase family protein; the protein is MKFYMTPGSCTTGIHILLEELDLVFEVQLVNLLAGDQNAPAYLAVNPKATIPTLVRNDGSALTEFQAIAYWLARSYPKAKLLPGDPDGDARAIEMMDYAVGTLHGQGFARIFTTDKFTPNPADHEAVKAHGRDIVTQGFAVLDQLLPTEGYALGLFSIADAALFYVEFWADKIGIPLPDNCLKHYRLMLSRPVVRRVLMEEGYRVE
- a CDS encoding EVE domain-containing protein; amino-acid sequence: MNYWLMKSEPETFGIDDLFNRPNQTEHWDGVRNYQARNMMRDDMKIGDQVFFYHSNCDEPGIVGIMQVARESYPDFTAFDPDDKHFDPKSNPEKPTWYMVDVQFVRKLSRNISLRELKLKTELTDLALLRRGNRLSIMPVNAEQWAFILALE
- a CDS encoding HIT domain-containing protein, whose translation is MSNFQLHPQLIEDCFKVGQFALSEILMMNDSQYPWFILVPRRNHIKEIYQLNPADRQTLQAESCLLAEALAEIYRPDKLNIAAIGNLVPQLHLHHVARYQTDKAWPAPIWGKFASVPYVPTEAEQRINQLREALDQHLVN
- a CDS encoding flavin monoamine oxidase family protein encodes the protein MGYFSQEIDHADAFDRSTSLAALAKQFAALPELGGHVKPMLDVAIVGAGLSGLALAERLFASKPNLAIFEARDRCGGRILSQAIPSAPNLNVDLGPTWLWPDQQPLIRALAEKLGLQLFKQWDSGHSLYQINAGSEPAQYTDSETHRSARRIEGGCQQLVTGLLQALPDTVLHLQHRLLRVANRGTHVELEFSTAAGREYYQARQLVLAAPPRLLAENIAFEPALAPKLMRMMQDTPTWMAGHAKALLVYQQAFWRQQGYSGNALLHYPGAVLAEVYDASPAAGESAALFGFFGLPAAIRDYYRDTLEDLVVQQMTRLFGEAAANPQQVLIQDWSQEAFTATADDRIAPPAHPSYGHLWLQLDHWQDKLYFCGTETAASDGGYLEGALVAADRVFNALTL